The Oncorhynchus gorbuscha isolate QuinsamMale2020 ecotype Even-year linkage group LG04, OgorEven_v1.0, whole genome shotgun sequence genome includes the window tgtgtgtttgttttatgatCACACACTGGACCTTGCAGATGCTACAAAATCACTGATTTTCTATGCACCCAAAAACGTGACTGCTGTAATTTAAGCAGAGACATGATCTGGGCCATAGTAGGTTGTTTGAAAGGATCTCTATATCATCGGATATTAACAGTACTCCTACTACGTTTATTTAGGTCAATCACTAACGAACGGGCTCTATCAATAGCCTGAATCACTGTGTGGTGAATTTGGGAACTACGGAAATTGGTGGGTAAAAACGTTTCAGTTAGTTTTGAGCTAAAACATAATTTGAAAGTTTTCTGAATGAGTCACACCACTAAGAACAAAATCCATTGCAATCCATCTGTCCAAACCCTTTTCCTCTGGTCTTTATTCTGGTATTAGTGTAAGTATTTATGCCAGATAATTTGCATGTACGGTATTGGGGTAGTTGCAAATCACTTTGTGGCTATACCATAAGATTCATTGTCCTACATTTCAGTGTAGCTATAACAAAGGCATCGGATGTCCTACCTTTCTTCTAAAAGGATCAGTTGACGTACACCCCACAATGTTGGACACGTGCTGACTAACGTAATAGTAAACATAAGCAAAAATGCTATTAATGCTGCCAATAATTGAATGGGTAAACTCTATTTTTGTTCTAATCTGCATCTCTGTGTTGTGGGTGTGTTCCAGGTACACAAGGAACCTGGTGGATGAAGGGAATGGAAAGTTCAACCTCATTTTACTCTGTTGGGGAGAGGGTCAGGGCaggttagacatttttgcaaacaaTGTTGAAAgttatttgatttgatctgatccATTGAAAGCCCTCATACTTATTCCGGTTCTATTTCTATAAGAGTGTATATCGTCAGTTTCAAATAGTATTGGCAGAACCAGTGTAATTACAATATGTTATGTGACTTGTCAGGTAAAACATCAGTATGTTGTTCTACTGAAATGAAAAAAACATTCTCCAGAGTCCAAGGTTCTTGTTAAAGTCAACGTTATGTATGTTTTACAAAGATAAATGCATTTGGGTAATAATTTGCCCCTTTGAAACAGTCAGATATTGACAATTGGTCACCTTACATTGcttgaggcagagagaaaggtacaTAATTGCAGATTGTAGCTAATGTAGTTTGAGAGGTGAAGTTATACTTTAGGTCAGTAGATCACATGATATATAACATTTAACACAAGGCAGAAAATGTCCTTAAACAGGACTATTTTAGAACCAATGAACCTGTACAGACACATAACCATAGGTACTAAGGCTGAGCCCCATGTAACACTGTTCTGGAACATTCTAAGAGTGTCTGTTTTTTCCACCACCTGCAGCAGTATCCATGACCACACAGACTCCCACTGTTTCATGAAGATGCTGCAAGGCGAACTGAAGGAGACGTTGTTTGAATGGCCCAAGAACAAAACACAGGATGTTGGTGACATGGTTCAGAAATCTCAGAGCATTCTGAAAGAAAACAAGTGTGCCTACATCAATGGTAAGATTCAAGGCAGTTGAGTATTTCCTCAACATTGTGTGTCAGACAACATAAGGAGgcatttatttatattatttacacacataatatgcaTGTATATCTTTATAAACATCCTCCAAGTGAATATCTTTACTTTCAAGTATTTGATTATCTGAAAACTAGTTGTACATGTTACATATTATACAAATTCTTAATGGATAATGTATGACTCGTATGTGTTGTTCGGTTTAATTACCGTTAGCGGAACAAACAGCTGTGTGATATTTGAATGTTTTACCTTCCGTTGCCTTATCATAGATGTGTGGTGTGTCGGTTTTAGATTCCCTTGGGTTGCACAGAGTAGAGAACGACAGTCACACCGAAGGTTCGGTCAGTTTGCACCTGTACAGTCCCCCCTTCGACACCTGCCAGACTTTTGACGAGCGCACAGGACATAAGAACACTGTCAAGATGACGTTCTGGAGCAAATTTGGAAAGAGGACTCAATCTGTAAGCATTCTTTCTTAAATTAAGCAACATTCTTACCCAAGCTCATTATAGCCATCATATCATTATCTAAACATTGGTTTATTTAAATGTTAATAGATATTACTTCCAATCACTGAAGTTTTACAACTTTCGTTTACCTAAGAGCATAAGTTTATCACTCAAGCCAGTGGAGATTGATACAAGTTGTGAATGTATTGGTGAAAgggcaggttggcatttattgtcatgaatcttgccctgaaGGCAGCTATGCATAGTGGTCAATAGCTGATGCTGCCACAGTCATAAAATATgatttttaaacctaacccttaccttaaccctaaacttaaccacacggctaaccctaatacctaaccttaaattaagaccaaaaagctaatTTTGGTTTTTACATGACTTTTTACAATATTGCCACTTGACTTTGCAGCTGGTTCATCTAGTGGgaatcgctcagttctgcctccagctcaagattcatgacaataaatgtggTGAAAGGTGCCATAAACTATTTGACATGGTTCAAACGGCTTGCGGTTGAAAGTCCACAGAGTAGGTCTACCATCAGACATTATGTTTCATTTGAACTTAATTGAAACAATGGGACGTTCGTTATTGTCCCTTGAATCACTCACGGATATCTTTGAACAAATAGTGAAATTTACTGGCAGCGTATCTTAACAGTTAATTTTAGAACACAAACATGTTTTGAAAGCTGTAAACTTGGTGTCTGGACCTTCATTAACTATCAGCATTGTTGTAAAGTTGGCTATTGTTTAACTTGACTGAGTGTGCTGAAAGTTCATGATTGGTGACCTCTAAGGAGGACAACCCTGGTCTGTGAGCTCTTTACATTCTGTATAGAGTACCTGTCATGTTGCCTGCTCACACACCCTTACTCTTAGGCTACTTTAACTGTTCTGTTGCCTGATCACACATCCTTACTCTTAGGCTACTTTAACTGTTCTGTTGCCTGATCACACACCCTTACTCTTAGGCTACTTTAACTGTTCTGTTGCCTGATCACACATCCTTACTCTTAGGCTACTTTAACTGTTCTGTTGCCTGATCACACATCCTTACTCTTGGGCTACTTTAACTGTTCTGTTGCCTGATCACACATCCTTACTCTTAGGCTACTTTAACTGTTCTGTTGCCTGCTCACACATCCTTACTCTTAGGCTACTTTAACTGTTCTGTTGCCTGATCACACATCCTTACTCTTGGGCTACTTTAACTGTTCAGTTGCCTGATCACACATCCTTACTCTAGGGCTACTTTAACTGTTCTGTTGCCTGATCACACATCCTTACTCTTGGGCTACTTTAACTTTTCCTTCCAAATTGTTTACAGATGTTTAATTACACAGGAAGTCTGCAAGTCATTTCCACCCCAGTACAATCAGCAATTCAGTGAAGCCCTTattattttaaaatacatttacTGTATTTTTTTAAGCGTGTAAGCTTCCATTTTATGTTTGTTTTTAATTCAATGAATCTGTTCCCACAGGCTGATAGATGTGTACCTGGGAGACTGTGTTCCACACAGCTATAGCTTTTAATCTATTGAGCATGTGGAAGCCTGCATGTAATGTTCAGACTGGCTGGTTGCTTTGTCAACAGCAGGGAGCTTATCTAAAATCCGCAAATTGCTAAAGTTTATCTTGACCAAGCCACTTCTGGCCTGCATATTACAACACCGCTAGTATGTTGGATAAGATAAGAGTATGGACCTCAACACTGCTCCTCTCAAttatttgtttttgtattgtttttgtgtttgCGTGATCTGAAGTTTCTCATATGGCCAATACAGGTTTTGAATGTTAATGGTGCATTCCTCTCATACTTGTGTTGTGGTCCGTATCATCATGCTTCGTGCTTTTTCCTAACTTACTGCACATTTTATATTTTACAGGAAATGACAGTCTCACAAGAAAACAACTGAGGCGCAGAGGAAAACAATTGAGCTTGGAATGATAGTGTTGTCAAATAGAGTCAACATGAAGCTGCAAATAAGTAAAattcatacatatatatatatatataggggatcttaatttgagccagtttgctacagaatGAAAATGATTATGCAACATGACCTGTGTAATGACACTTTTGTACTCTTACAGCATATGGTTGAAGTGTATTATGTATGAGTGGAAATGGGTTGTCTATTACATCAAGGAATGTCATCAACAGTTTTACACTTTTATTGAAGTTATTgatttttacaaaaaaaatgtctTAATTAACACTTGTCAAATGTTACATTTGTTACATTAGGAAAATGGAAAGCTTtatatggggcagcagggtatcctagtggttagtgttggactggtaaccaaaaggttgcaagttcaaatccctgagctgacatggtacaaatctgtcattctgcccctgaacaggcagttaacccactgttcctaggccgtcattgaaaataacaatttgttcttaactgacttgcctagttaaataaagctaaaataaatgtatAATTTGAAAATGTGATCCCTGTCATTGATATTTCCAGAGTGTATTGCTTTTTGGGATGAGAAGGGGTGTTAATTGGCATTAGCTATTTCAGTGTCACTCTTGAATGTGTTTCATTGTTTTAACCTCTGTATGAGGAGACTTTCTGGACTTGTGGGTCGCGGTTGGATTATAATAAAAGCAATGTTCAGAAGAACAAGGCACTCACTTTTTCCTCAGGATTTtgcatgttttaaaaaatgtagataGCATTGTCAGTTAAAAGGAATAATACAGTGTAAGATATTGTGAATGATAAGCATTGCTTTGACTGACCTTTAAATATTTTAAATCATGAGATACTGTTTTTTTAATCAACATATTAGTATACTCTTACACGAACAATGTTTTTGACTACTTGctgatataataatataataataatatatgccatttagcagacgcttttatccaaagcgacttacagtcatgtgtgcatacattctacgtatgggtggtcccggggatcgaacccactaccctggcgttacaagcgccatgctctaccaactgagctacagaaggaccatataaaACCTGCTTACtgtcatttacattttacatttaagtcatttagcagacgctcttatccagagcgacttacaaattggtgcattcaccttatgacatccagtggaacagtcactttacaatagtgcatctaaatcttaaaggggggggagggaatacttatcctatcctgtCCATACAGTCCATACTGTCCATACAGTCAcatccataattattggcacccttgataaagataagCAAAAAAGACTAGAAAATACAAATACAGTCCTGAGCTATATTGTTTGCTCAAAGATTTTAAGTAATATGGTTTTTCTCT containing:
- the LOC124034637 gene encoding cysteine dioxygenase type 1-like isoform X1 yields the protein MEKTEVMTPKSLDDLIKLLHKVFESDKINVEEVQQIMEAYDSNPQEWKKFAMFDPTRYTRNLVDEGNGKFNLILLCWGEGQGSSIHDHTDSHCFMKMLQGELKETLFEWPKNKTQDVGDMVQKSQSILKENKCAYINDSLGLHRVENDSHTEGSVSLHLYSPPFDTCQTFDERTGHKNTVKMTFWSKFGKRTQSEMTVSQENN
- the LOC124034637 gene encoding cysteine dioxygenase type 1-like isoform X2, with amino-acid sequence MEKTEVMTPKSLDDLIKLLHKVFESDKINVEEVQQIMEAYDSNPQEWKKFAMFDPTSSIHDHTDSHCFMKMLQGELKETLFEWPKNKTQDVGDMVQKSQSILKENKCAYINDSLGLHRVENDSHTEGSVSLHLYSPPFDTCQTFDERTGHKNTVKMTFWSKFGKRTQSEMTVSQENN